The Streptomyces sp. RKAG293 genome includes a region encoding these proteins:
- a CDS encoding SCO1860 family LAETG-anchored protein, with the protein MYSSNFSLPARRSAAAIGAAVALAAGALAVAPAAQAHPSGNAGGTSGGSSGGGRSTATVLRAGLDVSLVNKTVHVPLNVSLNDVKAPADAAETALTAKLDGVDHGKPFSMLRADVATAKATADAHKAEGYANLARAEVHLPGLPLLSLIRIEAVTSKATCEAGRKPAASATLAGVWVLNKKVTLTATGTTKVAVPGVGEVSLDLTKTQTTSRTAAATGLELKVKVNPLKLNVAVVTGTVTLVKATCETPKVVDPTTGGTSNGGATHGGTTNGGADNGGAANGGGTNGGASDGGASTGGASSGGSSTGADSGGASGGSSGGSGGSSGASGSGGAGGSGGSEPQTGPTTQNLAETGSGSNTPLLAAGAGALVVVGGGALYLTSRRRKAAAQAAETDA; encoded by the coding sequence GTGTACAGCTCCAACTTCAGCCTGCCCGCACGCCGTTCGGCCGCCGCCATCGGCGCGGCCGTCGCGCTTGCGGCGGGTGCGCTGGCCGTCGCCCCGGCGGCCCAGGCGCATCCCTCCGGGAACGCCGGGGGCACCTCCGGCGGCAGCTCCGGGGGCGGCAGGTCGACCGCGACCGTCCTGCGCGCCGGTCTCGACGTATCGCTGGTGAACAAGACGGTCCATGTGCCGCTGAACGTCTCGCTCAACGATGTGAAGGCGCCGGCCGATGCCGCCGAGACCGCGCTCACCGCCAAGCTGGACGGCGTCGACCACGGCAAGCCGTTCAGCATGCTGCGGGCGGATGTCGCCACCGCCAAGGCGACGGCCGACGCGCACAAGGCGGAGGGCTACGCGAACCTGGCCCGCGCCGAGGTGCATCTGCCCGGCCTGCCGCTGCTGTCCCTGATCCGGATCGAGGCGGTCACCTCCAAGGCGACCTGTGAGGCGGGCCGGAAGCCGGCCGCGTCGGCCACCCTGGCCGGTGTGTGGGTGCTCAACAAGAAGGTCACCCTGACCGCCACCGGGACGACGAAGGTGGCGGTGCCCGGGGTCGGCGAGGTCAGCCTCGACCTGACGAAGACCCAGACCACGTCGCGCACCGCCGCCGCCACCGGGCTGGAGCTGAAGGTGAAGGTCAATCCGCTGAAACTGAACGTCGCGGTCGTGACCGGCACCGTGACCCTGGTCAAGGCGACGTGCGAGACGCCGAAGGTGGTCGACCCGACGACCGGCGGCACCTCCAACGGCGGCGCCACCCATGGCGGTACCACCAACGGGGGAGCCGACAACGGCGGCGCTGCGAACGGCGGCGGCACGAACGGCGGTGCCTCCGACGGTGGTGCCTCCACCGGGGGAGCGTCGTCCGGCGGGTCCTCGACCGGCGCCGACTCCGGTGGCGCGTCGGGTGGCAGCTCCGGCGGCAGCGGCGGATCGAGCGGCGCGAGTGGTTCGGGGGGCGCCGGCGGCAGCGGTGGTTCGGAGCCGCAGACCGGCCCCACCACCCAGAACCTCGCCGAGACCGGCAGCGGTTCCAACACCCCGCTGCTCGCCGCGGGCGCGGGCGCGCTCGTCGTGGTCGGCGGTGGCGCGCTGTATCTGACGTCCCGCCGCCGCAAGGCGGCCGCCCAGGCGGCGGAAACGGACGCCTAG
- a CDS encoding amidohydrolase family protein, with translation MGDRGALHVKGRVLVGPEDVRDEVWVLDGRISYDRPAGPLEVTTVEGWALPGLVDAHCHVGLDTHGPVDAETAEKQALTDREAGTLLLRDAGSPSDTRWVDDREDLPRIIRAGRHIARTRRYIRNYAHEIEPGDLTAYVRQEARRGDGWVKLVGDWIDREAGDLTACWPRGALEEAIAAAHEEGARVTAHCFAEDSLRDLVEAGIDCVEHATGLTEDTVPLFAERGVAIVPTLVNIATFPAMAAGGEAKFPRWAAHMRRLHERRHATVGAAHDAGVRIFAGTDAGGSLAHGLIADEIAELVTAGLSPVEALSATTWGAREWLGRDGLTEGASADLVVYATDPRADVRVLADPRRIVLRGRVVG, from the coding sequence ATGGGTGATCGCGGTGCGCTGCACGTCAAGGGCCGGGTGCTGGTCGGCCCCGAGGACGTCCGGGACGAGGTGTGGGTGCTGGACGGCCGGATCTCGTACGACCGGCCCGCCGGACCGCTCGAGGTGACCACCGTCGAGGGCTGGGCGCTGCCCGGCCTCGTCGACGCGCACTGCCACGTCGGCCTCGACACGCACGGCCCGGTGGACGCGGAGACGGCGGAGAAGCAGGCGCTGACCGACCGCGAGGCCGGCACCCTGCTGCTGCGCGACGCCGGATCGCCGTCCGACACCCGCTGGGTCGACGACCGCGAGGACCTGCCGCGGATCATCCGCGCCGGCCGGCACATCGCGCGCACCCGCCGCTACATCCGCAACTACGCGCACGAGATCGAGCCGGGGGATCTGACGGCGTACGTCCGCCAGGAGGCGCGGCGCGGCGACGGCTGGGTGAAGCTCGTCGGCGACTGGATCGACCGCGAGGCCGGTGACCTCACGGCCTGTTGGCCGCGCGGCGCCCTGGAGGAGGCCATCGCCGCCGCCCACGAGGAGGGCGCGCGGGTCACCGCGCACTGCTTCGCGGAGGACTCGCTGCGTGACCTCGTGGAGGCGGGTATCGACTGCGTCGAGCACGCCACCGGGCTGACCGAGGACACCGTCCCGCTGTTCGCGGAACGCGGTGTCGCCATCGTTCCGACCCTGGTCAACATCGCGACGTTCCCGGCGATGGCGGCCGGCGGCGAGGCCAAGTTCCCGCGCTGGGCGGCCCATATGCGCCGGCTGCACGAGCGCCGGCACGCCACGGTGGGTGCCGCGCACGACGCCGGCGTCCGGATCTTCGCCGGCACCGACGCGGGCGGCTCGCTGGCCCACGGCCTGATCGCCGACGAGATCGCCGAACTCGTCACGGCGGGCCTGTCGCCGGTCGAGGCGCTGTCCGCCACGACCTGGGGCGCCCGTGAATGGCTCGGCCGCGACGGGCTCACCGAGGGCGCCTCCGCCGACCTGGTCGTGTACGCGACCGATCCGCGGGCGGACGTACGGGTGCTGGCCGATCCGCGGCGCATCGTGCTGCGCGGACGGGTGGTGGGTTGA
- a CDS encoding aminotransferase class V-fold PLP-dependent enzyme — translation MTHPLLDLPPLTAARFAGIERRVAALLDTEQDVVITQGEALLPLEGCIRGGARPGSAALNVVTGPYGKTFGDWLRDAGAEVTDLAVPFHGAVTAEQVERALAEHPEIDFVSLVHAEAATGNTNPVAEIGEVVRAHGALFMLDAVASVAAEPLLPDAWGVDLCVIGAQKAMGGPAGVSAVSVSARAWERMAANPAAPRRSYLSLLDWKERWIDTGRTALPHAPAQLEMLALEACLERIDADGLDTVIARHRAAATATREGALALGGGLEPYVYEARDAAPVATTLRVPAGTDATALVARALALDPSVPLVAGGGALAKEMVRVNHYGPDADPAVVARGLAALGSALSG, via the coding sequence GTGACGCACCCCCTCCTGGACCTGCCCCCGCTGACCGCCGCCCGTTTCGCCGGGATCGAACGGCGTGTCGCGGCGCTGCTGGACACCGAGCAGGACGTCGTCATCACCCAGGGCGAGGCGCTGCTGCCCCTGGAGGGCTGCATCCGCGGCGGGGCCCGGCCCGGCTCGGCGGCGCTCAACGTGGTGACCGGCCCCTACGGGAAGACGTTCGGCGACTGGCTGCGCGACGCGGGCGCCGAGGTCACCGACCTGGCCGTGCCGTTCCACGGGGCGGTCACCGCCGAGCAGGTGGAGCGCGCACTGGCGGAGCACCCGGAGATCGACTTCGTATCGCTGGTGCACGCCGAGGCGGCCACCGGCAACACGAACCCGGTGGCGGAGATCGGCGAGGTGGTGCGCGCGCACGGCGCGCTGTTCATGCTGGACGCGGTCGCGTCGGTGGCCGCCGAACCGCTGCTGCCGGACGCGTGGGGCGTGGACCTGTGCGTCATCGGCGCGCAGAAGGCGATGGGCGGCCCCGCGGGTGTGTCGGCGGTGTCGGTCAGCGCCCGCGCCTGGGAGCGGATGGCGGCCAACCCGGCGGCGCCGCGCCGCTCGTACCTCTCCCTGTTGGACTGGAAGGAGCGGTGGATCGACACCGGCCGCACCGCGCTGCCGCACGCGCCCGCGCAGTTGGAGATGCTGGCGCTGGAGGCGTGTCTGGAGCGGATCGACGCCGACGGCCTCGACACGGTGATCGCCCGGCACCGGGCGGCCGCCACCGCGACCCGCGAGGGCGCGCTCGCGCTCGGCGGCGGCCTGGAGCCGTACGTGTACGAGGCGCGCGACGCCGCGCCGGTGGCGACGACGCTGCGGGTGCCCGCGGGCACCGACGCCACCGCGCTGGTGGCGCGGGCGCTCGCCCTGGACCCGTCTGTTCCGCTCGTCGCGGGTGGTGGCGCGCTCGCCAAGGAGATGGTCCGCGTCAACCACTACGGTCCCGACGCGGATCCCGCCGTGGTCGCACGGGGCCTCGCTGCGCTGGGTTCGGCGCTTTCCGGATAG
- the ectA gene encoding diaminobutyrate acetyltransferase — protein MNAATELKAPLAPAFLDTPTVDDGGAMWRIARDSRTLDLNSSYSYLLWCRDFAGTSVVARDADGSPVGYVTGYIRPDEPQTLVVWQVAVDAAQRGRGVAAAMLDHLAARVAVDDVRWIETTITPDNAASQRLFTSFAERHDVPVEREVLFPGALFPDGHDSEVLFRIGPTV, from the coding sequence ATGAACGCCGCTACGGAATTGAAGGCACCGCTCGCTCCCGCATTCCTCGACACCCCCACAGTCGACGACGGCGGAGCGATGTGGCGCATCGCCCGCGATTCTCGGACGCTCGATCTCAACTCCTCGTACAGCTATCTCCTGTGGTGCCGCGACTTCGCCGGCACCTCGGTGGTGGCCCGCGACGCCGACGGGTCCCCGGTGGGCTACGTGACCGGATACATCCGTCCCGATGAGCCGCAGACGCTGGTCGTCTGGCAGGTGGCCGTCGACGCGGCGCAGCGCGGCCGCGGTGTGGCGGCGGCCATGCTCGACCATCTCGCCGCACGCGTCGCCGTCGACGACGTCCGCTGGATCGAGACCACGATCACGCCGGACAACGCCGCTTCGCAGCGGCTGTTCACCTCCTTCGCCGAGCGCCACGACGTTCCGGTCGAACGCGAAGTCCTCTTCCCCGGTGCCCTGTTCCCCGACGGGCACGACTCCGAGGTGCTGTTCCGCATCGGCCCGACGGTCTGA
- the ectB gene encoding diaminobutyrate--2-oxoglutarate transaminase, giving the protein MTITAPDMTVFESLESEVRSYCRSWPVIFDRAQGSVMYDEDGHAYLDFFSGAGALNYGHNNPVLKRALLDYLERDGVTHGLDMSTTAKRTFLERFQQVVLEPRGLDYKVMFPGPTGTNAVEAALKLARKVKGRESIVSFTNAFHGMSLGSLAVTGNSMKRAGAGIPLVHGTPMPFDNYFDGRVPDFLWFERLLEDQGSGLNQPAAVIVETIQGEGGINVARPEWLRALADLCKRRDMLLIVDDIQMGCGRTGAFFSFEEAGITPDIVTLSKSISGYGMPMSLALFKPELDVWEPGEHNGTFRGNNPAFVTATAALDAYWADGQLEKQTVMRGEQVETALREICTAQARAGAEYRGRGLAWGLQFIDPSIAGRVCARAFELGMLLETSGPRSEVVKLLPALTITPDELDEGLRTLTRAVSDVISETL; this is encoded by the coding sequence GTGACCATCACCGCACCCGACATGACCGTCTTCGAGTCCCTGGAGTCGGAGGTCCGCAGCTACTGCCGCAGCTGGCCCGTCATCTTCGACCGCGCACAGGGCAGCGTGATGTACGACGAGGACGGTCACGCATATCTCGACTTCTTCTCCGGCGCCGGCGCGCTCAACTACGGGCACAACAACCCGGTGCTCAAACGCGCGCTGCTGGACTACCTCGAACGCGACGGCGTCACCCACGGTCTCGATATGAGCACCACCGCGAAACGCACCTTCCTGGAGCGCTTCCAGCAGGTGGTCCTGGAACCGCGCGGCCTGGACTACAAGGTGATGTTCCCCGGCCCGACCGGCACCAACGCCGTCGAGGCGGCGCTCAAGCTGGCCCGTAAGGTCAAGGGCCGCGAGTCGATCGTCTCGTTCACCAACGCCTTCCACGGGATGTCGCTCGGCTCGCTCGCCGTCACCGGCAACTCGATGAAGCGGGCCGGCGCGGGCATCCCGCTGGTGCACGGCACCCCGATGCCGTTCGACAACTACTTCGACGGCCGGGTGCCGGACTTCCTCTGGTTCGAGCGGCTGCTGGAGGACCAGGGCTCCGGCCTCAACCAGCCGGCCGCCGTGATCGTCGAGACGATCCAGGGCGAGGGCGGCATCAACGTCGCCCGTCCGGAGTGGCTGCGGGCGCTGGCCGACCTGTGCAAGCGCCGCGACATGCTGCTGATCGTCGACGACATCCAGATGGGCTGCGGCCGCACCGGCGCGTTCTTCTCCTTCGAGGAGGCCGGGATCACGCCGGACATCGTCACGCTCTCCAAGTCCATCAGCGGCTACGGCATGCCGATGTCCCTCGCGCTCTTCAAGCCGGAGCTGGACGTCTGGGAGCCGGGCGAGCACAACGGCACCTTCCGCGGCAACAACCCGGCGTTCGTCACCGCCACCGCCGCGCTGGACGCCTACTGGGCCGACGGCCAGCTGGAGAAGCAGACGGTGATGCGCGGTGAGCAGGTCGAGACGGCGCTGCGGGAGATCTGCACCGCCCAGGCCCGCGCCGGCGCCGAGTACCGGGGCCGCGGTCTGGCCTGGGGTCTGCAGTTCATCGACCCGTCGATCGCCGGCCGGGTCTGCGCCCGCGCCTTCGAGCTGGGGATGCTGCTGGAGACCTCCGGCCCGCGCAGCGAGGTCGTCAAGCTGCTGCCGGCCCTGACCATCACCCCCGACGAGCTGGACGAGGGTCTGCGCACCCTCACGCGGGCCGTGAGCGACGTCATCAGCGAAACCCTCTGA
- a CDS encoding ectoine synthase produces the protein MIVRSFKDIEGTDRDVTAETGTWRSKRIILAAEGVGFSMHETTMYAGTVTSMWYANHIEAVLCVDGEGELTNDETGETHWISPGTLYLLDGHERHTMRPKTDLRFVCVFNPPVTGREVHDENGVYPLLTETGGTTATRIKTRTETETETEGA, from the coding sequence GTGATCGTCCGATCCTTCAAGGACATCGAGGGCACCGACCGCGATGTGACCGCCGAGACCGGCACCTGGCGCAGCAAGCGCATCATCCTGGCCGCCGAGGGCGTCGGGTTCTCGATGCACGAGACCACGATGTACGCCGGGACCGTGACGTCCATGTGGTACGCCAACCACATCGAGGCGGTGCTGTGCGTCGACGGTGAGGGCGAGCTGACCAACGACGAGACCGGCGAGACCCACTGGATCTCCCCGGGCACGCTCTACCTGCTCGACGGCCACGAGCGGCACACCATGCGCCCCAAGACCGATCTGCGGTTCGTCTGCGTCTTCAACCCGCCCGTCACCGGGCGGGAGGTGCACGACGAGAACGGGGTCTACCCGCTGCTGACCGAGACCGGGGGCACCACCGCGACCCGTATCAAGACCCGGACCGAGACCGAGACCGAGACCGAGGGAGCCTGA
- the thpD gene encoding ectoine hydroxylase, which produces MTTTTDTITSRYPTRGASEVSTPRQDPVVWSEYGTPGPIQPAELRGYDRNGFLTVDQLLMPGEVGRYRQELDRLCADPAVRADPRAIVEPKSGSIRSVFEVHRISEVFAELVRDPRLADRARQILGSDVYVHQSRINVKPGFGASGFYWHSDFETWHAEDGLPRMRTVSVSVALTENHDTNGGLMIMPGSHRTFLGCSGETPKDNYKQSLQMQDAGTPSDEALTELAGEHGIKLFTGAAGSATWFDCNCMHGSGDNITPFPRSNVFIVFNSVENAAVEPFAAPVRRPEFIGARDFTPVR; this is translated from the coding sequence ATGACGACCACCACCGACACCATCACCAGCCGGTACCCGACCCGCGGCGCGTCCGAGGTCAGCACTCCCCGCCAGGACCCGGTCGTGTGGTCCGAGTACGGCACCCCGGGCCCGATCCAGCCCGCCGAGCTGCGCGGCTACGACCGGAACGGCTTCCTCACCGTCGACCAGCTGCTGATGCCGGGCGAAGTGGGCCGCTACCGCCAGGAGCTGGACCGGCTCTGCGCCGATCCGGCGGTCCGGGCCGACCCCCGCGCGATCGTCGAACCGAAGTCCGGGTCGATCCGCTCGGTCTTCGAGGTGCACAGGATCAGCGAGGTCTTCGCCGAGCTGGTCCGCGACCCACGGCTCGCCGACCGCGCGCGGCAGATCCTCGGTTCCGACGTCTACGTCCACCAGAGCCGGATCAACGTCAAGCCGGGCTTCGGGGCGTCGGGGTTCTACTGGCACTCGGACTTCGAGACCTGGCACGCCGAGGACGGCCTGCCGCGGATGCGGACGGTCTCCGTCTCGGTGGCGCTGACCGAGAACCATGACACCAACGGCGGGCTGATGATCATGCCCGGCTCGCACCGTACGTTCCTCGGCTGCTCGGGCGAGACGCCGAAGGACAACTACAAGCAGTCGCTGCAGATGCAGGACGCCGGCACCCCGTCCGACGAGGCGCTCACCGAACTCGCCGGGGAGCACGGCATCAAGCTCTTCACGGGCGCGGCGGGTTCGGCGACCTGGTTCGACTGCAACTGCATGCACGGTTCCGGCGACAACATCACGCCGTTCCCGCGCAGCAACGTCTTCATCGTCTTCAACAGCGTGGAGAACGCGGCGGTCGAGCCGTTCGCGGCGCCGGTGCGGCGGCCGGAGTTCATCGGCGCGCGGGACTTCACCCCGGTGCGCTAG
- a CDS encoding DUF1349 domain-containing protein yields the protein MQGVELKELPFGLRAYGPAAEPGYEDGVLVLTAGPGQDRFVHPGREPKVPATDAPRLLGTPPAGDFQLIARVTARLRAAGDAGALCLQVADEQWAKLCLELSPARYTVVSVVTRGSSDDANSCEVEGDHVWLRITRTGRAFAFHASDDGERWTFVRLFALGTEQEAAAASVGFMTQCPSPDADGCTAVFDRIAFRSGAPADLRDGS from the coding sequence CTGCAGGGAGTGGAGCTGAAAGAGCTGCCGTTCGGGCTGCGGGCCTACGGTCCGGCCGCCGAACCGGGCTACGAGGACGGCGTGCTCGTCCTCACCGCGGGACCCGGCCAGGACCGCTTCGTGCACCCCGGCCGGGAGCCGAAGGTGCCGGCCACCGACGCGCCCCGGCTGCTCGGCACCCCGCCGGCGGGCGACTTCCAGCTGATCGCCCGGGTGACGGCCCGGCTGCGGGCCGCGGGCGACGCCGGAGCGCTCTGTCTCCAGGTGGCCGACGAGCAGTGGGCCAAGCTCTGCCTGGAGCTGTCGCCCGCCCGGTACACCGTCGTCTCGGTCGTCACCCGGGGCAGCTCCGACGACGCCAACAGCTGTGAGGTGGAAGGGGATCACGTCTGGCTGCGGATCACCCGCACCGGCCGGGCCTTCGCCTTCCACGCCTCGGACGACGGCGAGCGGTGGACGTTCGTCCGGCTCTTCGCCCTCGGAACGGAACAGGAGGCGGCGGCCGCGAGCGTCGGCTTCATGACGCAGTGCCCGTCCCCGGACGCCGACGGGTGCACAGCGGTCTTCGACCGGATCGCCTTCCGGTCCGGCGCGCCCGCCGACCTGCGCGACGGCAGCTGA
- a CDS encoding aldehyde dehydrogenase (NADP(+)), giving the protein MAVPVWSVDPRTGKQREQVADEATTAEIDGAVRAAAAAAPALADRSVRALLLRTAADLLEEAGPQVLEAADAETALGPGRLTGELARTTFQLRAFADIVDEGAFLDVVIDHADPAAKPAPRPDLRRYKIPLGVVAVYSASNFPLAFSVPGGDTASALAAGCPVVVKAHPDHPATSELCASVLRRAAVRVGLPADVVAVVHGFQAGIDLIEHPLVSAAGFTGSVRGGRALFDAAAARPKPIPFHGELGSLNPVVITEAAADERAEQIGAGLAGSMTLGVGQFCVKPGLVLAPAGAAGDRLLKAVTAAVSDSDAGVLLDVRMRDAFVAGVEARAALPGVEAPVTPGSGGEHTVSAGYLTVPADRLAAEGPHDLLLEECFGPVTVVARYEDRAQITAVLERLPGNLTATVHIGEEEAGQEDGPATALLAELTPLAGRLLVNGWPTGVAVAPAQHHGGPYPATTSTSTSVGGTAIERWLRPVAYQDTPVALLPAELRDENPLHLPRRFDGRLEI; this is encoded by the coding sequence GTGGCTGTTCCAGTCTGGTCCGTCGACCCCCGTACCGGGAAGCAGCGGGAGCAGGTGGCGGACGAGGCCACCACGGCGGAGATCGACGGCGCCGTACGTGCCGCGGCCGCCGCGGCGCCCGCGCTCGCCGACCGCAGCGTACGCGCCCTCCTGCTGCGTACCGCCGCGGACCTCCTGGAGGAGGCCGGCCCACAGGTGCTGGAGGCGGCCGACGCCGAGACGGCGCTCGGCCCCGGCCGGCTGACCGGCGAGCTGGCCCGCACCACCTTCCAGCTGCGCGCGTTCGCCGACATCGTCGACGAGGGCGCCTTCCTGGACGTCGTCATCGACCACGCGGACCCGGCCGCGAAGCCCGCCCCCCGCCCCGACCTGCGGCGCTACAAGATCCCGCTCGGTGTGGTCGCGGTCTACTCGGCCAGCAACTTCCCGCTGGCGTTCTCCGTCCCCGGCGGCGACACCGCGAGCGCGCTGGCCGCCGGCTGCCCGGTCGTCGTCAAGGCGCACCCGGACCACCCCGCCACCTCGGAGCTGTGCGCGAGCGTGCTGCGCCGCGCCGCCGTCCGGGTCGGGCTGCCCGCCGACGTCGTCGCCGTCGTGCACGGCTTCCAGGCCGGTATCGACCTCATCGAGCACCCGCTGGTCAGCGCCGCCGGATTCACCGGCTCGGTGCGCGGCGGGCGGGCGCTCTTCGACGCGGCCGCGGCCCGTCCCAAGCCGATCCCGTTCCACGGCGAGCTGGGCAGCCTCAACCCGGTCGTGATCACCGAGGCCGCGGCGGACGAGCGGGCCGAGCAGATCGGCGCGGGACTCGCCGGGTCCATGACGCTGGGCGTCGGCCAGTTCTGCGTCAAGCCAGGACTGGTGCTGGCCCCGGCCGGCGCGGCGGGCGACCGGCTGCTCAAGGCCGTCACCGCCGCCGTCAGCGACTCGGACGCGGGCGTCCTGCTCGACGTCCGGATGCGCGACGCCTTCGTCGCCGGTGTCGAGGCCAGGGCCGCGCTGCCCGGCGTCGAGGCCCCGGTGACCCCGGGCTCCGGCGGCGAGCACACCGTCAGCGCCGGATACCTCACCGTCCCCGCCGACCGGCTGGCCGCCGAAGGACCGCACGATCTGCTGCTCGAGGAGTGCTTCGGCCCGGTGACGGTCGTGGCGCGCTACGAGGACCGCGCCCAGATCACCGCCGTGCTGGAGCGGCTGCCCGGCAACCTCACCGCCACCGTCCACATCGGTGAGGAGGAGGCGGGACAGGAGGACGGCCCGGCCACCGCGCTGCTCGCCGAACTCACCCCGCTGGCGGGCCGGCTGCTCGTCAACGGCTGGCCGACGGGCGTCGCCGTCGCCCCCGCCCAGCACCACGGCGGCCCCTACCCGGCGACCACGTCGACCTCGACCTCCGTCGGCGGGACCGCCATCGAGCGCTGGCTGCGGCCGGTCGCGTACCAGGACACCCCGGTCGCCCTGCTCCCCGCGGAGCTGCGCGACGAGAACCCGCTCCACCTGCCGCGCCGCTTCGACGGCCGGCTGGAGATCTGA
- a CDS encoding IclR family transcriptional regulator → MSAGDGGGSQVKSAVRTVELLEFFAGRPGMHSLAAVQESVGYPKSSLYMLLRTLVELGWIETDATGTRYGIGVRALLVGTSYIDGDEVVAAARPTLDRLSDDTSETIHLARLDGTSVVYLATRQSQHYLRPFTRVGRRLPAHSTSLGKALLATYSDEQVRKLLPETLEPLTEHTHTDREKLIAELAVIREQGFAVDREENTLGLRCFGIAIPYRTPARDAVSCSVPVARLTPAHEQMIKDALFDARDRLTLATRRL, encoded by the coding sequence ATGTCTGCTGGCGACGGTGGCGGTTCTCAGGTCAAGTCCGCGGTCCGCACGGTCGAACTGCTGGAATTCTTCGCGGGACGACCCGGAATGCACAGCCTCGCGGCCGTACAGGAATCCGTCGGCTACCCCAAGTCCAGCCTGTACATGCTGCTCCGCACCCTAGTCGAGCTCGGCTGGATCGAAACCGATGCCACCGGAACGCGTTACGGGATCGGTGTCCGGGCGCTGCTCGTCGGCACCTCGTACATCGACGGTGACGAGGTCGTCGCCGCGGCCCGCCCCACCCTCGACCGGCTCTCCGACGACACCAGCGAGACGATCCACCTCGCCCGGCTGGACGGCACCAGCGTCGTCTATCTCGCGACCCGCCAGTCCCAGCACTACCTGCGGCCCTTCACCCGGGTCGGCCGCCGCCTCCCGGCCCACTCCACGTCGCTCGGCAAGGCGCTGCTCGCCACGTACTCCGACGAGCAGGTCCGCAAGCTGCTCCCCGAGACCCTCGAACCCCTCACCGAGCACACCCACACCGACCGCGAGAAGCTCATCGCGGAACTCGCGGTCATCCGGGAACAGGGCTTCGCCGTCGACCGCGAGGAGAACACCCTGGGCCTGCGCTGCTTCGGCATCGCCATCCCGTACCGCACCCCGGCCCGCGACGCGGTCAGCTGCTCCGTCCCGGTGGCCCGGCTCACCCCCGCCCACGAACAGATGATCAAGGACGCCCTCTTCGACGCCCGCGACCGCCTGACCCTGGCCACCCGCCGGCTGTGA
- a CDS encoding 5-dehydro-4-deoxyglucarate dehydratase → MTSASLAERLDGLLFFPVTAYGPDGELDLDMFRAHVREGIEAGAAAVFACCGTGEFHALTPEEFRACVAAAVEVSAGRVPVVAGAGYGTALAVQFARLAEDAGADGLLAMPPYLVVPDQAGLLRHYSGLAAGTGLDIIVYQRDNAVFEPETVVELARIPNIIGLKDGLGDLDLMQRIVSAVRSELPERDFLYFNGLPTAELTGLAYRGIGVLLYSSAVFCFAPEIALAFHKALNTGDDKTVNRLIDGFFRPLVSLRNQGRGYAVSLVKAGVRLRGLDVGEVRSPLVEPSPAHVKELAELIERGMALLSDS, encoded by the coding sequence ATGACCTCAGCCTCACTTGCCGAGCGCCTCGACGGCCTGCTGTTCTTCCCCGTCACCGCCTACGGCCCGGACGGCGAGCTGGATCTCGACATGTTCCGCGCGCACGTGCGCGAAGGCATCGAGGCGGGCGCGGCGGCGGTCTTCGCGTGCTGCGGCACCGGCGAGTTCCACGCGCTGACCCCCGAGGAGTTCCGGGCCTGTGTCGCCGCGGCCGTCGAGGTCTCGGCCGGCCGGGTGCCGGTGGTCGCGGGCGCCGGATACGGGACCGCGCTCGCCGTGCAGTTCGCGCGGCTGGCGGAGGACGCGGGCGCGGACGGGCTGCTCGCCATGCCGCCCTACCTCGTCGTCCCCGACCAGGCCGGTCTGCTGCGCCACTACTCCGGCCTCGCCGCCGGCACCGGGCTCGACATCATCGTCTACCAGCGCGACAACGCCGTCTTCGAACCCGAGACCGTCGTCGAACTGGCCAGGATCCCCAACATCATCGGCCTCAAGGACGGGCTCGGGGACCTCGACCTGATGCAGCGCATCGTCAGCGCGGTGCGCAGCGAGCTGCCCGAGCGCGACTTCCTCTACTTCAACGGCCTGCCCACCGCCGAACTCACCGGACTCGCCTACCGCGGCATCGGCGTGCTGCTGTACTCGTCGGCGGTCTTCTGCTTCGCGCCCGAGATCGCCCTCGCCTTCCACAAGGCGCTGAACACCGGCGACGACAAGACCGTCAACCGGCTCATCGACGGCTTCTTCCGGCCGCTGGTCTCGCTGCGCAACCAGGGCCGCGGTTACGCGGTATCGCTGGTCAAGGCGGGCGTCCGGCTGCGCGGTCTGGACGTCGGCGAGGTGCGGTCGCCGCTCGTCGAACCCTCGCCCGCGCACGTCAAGGAGCTTGCCGAACTGATCGAGCGCGGAATGGCGCTGCTGAGCGACAGCTGA